Sequence from the Sphingobacteriaceae bacterium GW460-11-11-14-LB5 genome:
GGGTGGACTTGGTTATGGTTTTAACCTTGGTTTATCTGATGATCAAACGACCGTCACCAGGTACCCCAATATTACTGGTACAACTAACACCTATATACCAGGGCAGAAAATCGGAAACATTTATGGTTTCACCACAATAGGAATAGCCAAAACCGAGGCAGAGATGGATGCACACCTGGCTAGCAGCAGCAATGGCCAAAGTTATTTTGGTTCTTCCTGGGGCGCCGGCGATATTATGTATGCCGATTACAACAACGATGGCAAAATAGACGCAGGCAATGGAACAATAGGCAATCTGGGCGATCGGCATGTTATTGGTAATACAACACCACGTTATAAGATTGGATTTAATATGCATTTTGACTACAAGGGTTTTGATATGAGCGCCTTTTTTCAAGGGGTATTAAAACAGGATTTCTGGCCTGGTGGTACTAATATTGACAATTATTATTATTGGGGAATCACGGATAATGTATACTATTCTACAGTTCTTGAAGGAGAGCAACTAGATTATTTCCGTGCTGATCCTAATAACCCTTTAGGCCAAAATTTAGATGCTCATTTTCCGAGACCAGTGTTTGGCACAAATAAAAACCACAATATGCAAACCGCTTATCTACTTAATGGCGCCTATTTGAGGTTGAAGAATCTTCAGCTGGGATATAGTTTATCGCCATCATTAACCAAACGTATCGGCCTGCAAAAATTGCGAGTGTACGTTTCAGGTGATAACCTGTTTACCTTAACCAAAGTTCCGTCCCAGTTTGATCCCGAAACTATAAACGGAGGTGCAAAGGACACGCCCAGAGCGAGAGGAAACGCATATCCGTTAACAAAAGTTATCTCCTTCGGTTTAAATGTTACATTTTAAATAAATAAGAAATGAAGAATTTAAGAAATAAAAACTATGCCTGGTTTATCATCATTGCGTTAGCTGTGTTAATAATTCCATCGTGTAAAAAGAATTTACTTGATGTAACTCCCCCCTCTGATATTACACCGGATGATTATTTAATTGAGGAATCCCAACTGGGCGCTTATGCCATTGCCCGTTATGGTATGCTACCATCGCACGCGCAGGTGGGTAATTATACTTTTGGAACTTTTTCACTTGATCAGGCAACCGACAACCAGGTGGGCACTTCTCAGGACAACAGATTTGCACCTGGTTTAGTGAAAGTTCCTTCAGGTTTGGATGGCAACTGGAACTTTACTGATATATTCCAGTGCAATTACTTCCTTCAAACGGTTATACCGCGTTGGAAAGCCGGAAAAATAACCGGCAGCCAAAACAATATAAACCAGTTCATTGGAGAAATGTATTTTTTACGGGCTTTCGCCTATTTTAGCAAGCTGCGGAATTTAGGCGATTTTCCCATTATAAAGACAATATTTCCCGATGATAGCCAGATATTAACGGAGGCTAGCAAACGCGCGCCACGTTCGGAAGTTGCCCGCTTTATTTTGTCGGACCTTGATTCTGCAGCAATGTTGATGCAGCCTCAGTACAATGCCGCAAAAAACAGACTTTCCAGAAATTGCGCATTACTGCTCAAATCTCGCGTAGCCTTGTACGAAGGCACATGGCTTAAATATTTTAAAGGTACAGCATTTGTGCCAAACGGTCCAAACTGGCCAGGCGCAGCAAAGGCTTATAACGCCAACTACCAGTTTAAATCAGGAAGCATAGACAATGAGATTCAATATTTTCTGGGAGAAGCCATGACCTCGGCAAAAGGAGTTGCTGATGCGGTAACGCTGGTAACAAACACCGGAACCATCGTTTCTCCCAATAATGAAAATCCATATTTTAGCATGTTTGGTGCGCTGGACATGTCGGGTTATAGCGAAGTGCTGTTGTGGCGGCAGGCAACAAACGCTGTAGGGACACATAACGTACCGGTATATGCGCAATTGGGCAACAATGCAATTGGCCTGACGCGCAGTATGGTAGAAAGTTTTCTGATGGCCAATGGATTACCAATTTATGCCCCTGGAAGCGGTTGGGCCGGTGATGACTATATTACCAATCAGCGAACAAACCGTGATGGCCGTTTAAATCTTTTCTTAAAAGAGCCTGGACAGTTAAATGTGTTGATAAACAAAGGCAAAGGGAGTCACGAAACCGATGTTGAACCTACCCCTTTGATATATGCTTCGAACGCAGAACAAAGGTATACTACCGGTTACACCATCAGGAAAGGTATAAGTTATGATGGAGCCCAGGCAAATAATGGTGGAGGTTATACCGGCAGTATTGTTTTTAGGGCTGTTGAAGCTTATCTGAATTATATAGAGGCCTGCTATGAAAAAAACGGATCTTTGGATGCAAGCGCTACAAGTTATTGGCAGAAAATCAGGGCAAGAGCCCAGGTTAACCCTGATTTTAATATCACTATCGCAGCGACCGATATGTCTAAAGAAAAATTAGATTGGGGGGCATATTCGGCCGGTCAGTTAATTTCGCCGACATTATATAATATTCGCCGTGAACGACGTGATGAGCTAATGGCAGAAGGCTTAAGGTACATGGACCTGAGGCGCTGGAGAGCTATGGACCAAATGATTACTACGCCAGCCCATATTGAGGGATTTAAACTATGGGGACCTATGCAGAACTGGTACACCCCTAAGCAAATCGTTTATGGGCTTCAAATAGTGACGCAGTTGTTTCTGACCCCGCATTGAGTGTTTATTTAAGGCCGTTTGAAGTAAAAAGTAATGCCGATTCTTATAAGGGGGTGCGTTGGGCAATGGCACATTATTTAAGCCCTATCGGTATTCAAAATTTTTCCATTACTGCAAACGGCGGAGATTTAGCCTCATCTCCCATTTATCAAAATCCTGGTTGGCCACTTAGCGGGGGGGGCTCTCCAATCGGATATTAAAAAAATCATCATTACATCGGCAAAATGATAATGATTGATAATGGGCCTGGGTTTACCCGGGCCTTTTTATTATGGCTTTAATTCGGGGGCGCTCCAATTGACAATATATCGTTTAAATGAGTTAATAAACTGTTATTATATTTGTTTGGTATTGATGAAAATTGTTGATGTTAAGAAGACGAAGGTCTGCTCATTAATCATTAGTTAAAATCCATTTAAAAACATCCCTATGAAGACATTCATTAAAATATTTTCTTTAGCCGTGTTAATAAGCTTTTCCTGCTTAACCCTTTATTCCCAGAATAAACAGGTGAAAACCAAACCCAACATCCTGCTCATTTTTGCTGATGATCTTGGATATATGGATTGTGGCTTTACCGGCAGTAAGCTTATGGAAACACCAAATATTGATGCGCTTTCGAAAAAGGGAATGGTATTTAATAATGCTTACGCTGGCGCAGGCAACTGTGCACCCAGCCGTGCTTCGTTAATAAGTGGTCATTATACGCCCAGACATGGCGTTTACGCAGTAGGAAGTACCACCAGAGGTCCTGTAGATCAGATGAGGCTGGTTCCGGTACGCAATAATACGGAGCTGAACCCCACATTTGTAACCATAGCCGAGGGATTAAAAGGGCAGGGCTATGCTACAGCTATTTTTGGTAAGTGGCACCTGGGCGAAACGCAGGAAACTCAACCGGAAGCACAAGGCTTTGATCAGTATTTCCGTGGACCAAAAACCAATATGGGAACCGACGGGCAGATTGATCCAAAAGGGGTGTCTACCTTAACTGATGAGGCCATCAGGTTTATGCAAACCAAACGGGAAAAACCTTTTTTCGCTTACCTTGCGCATAATGCCATTCATTCTAAACTGGAGGCAAAACCAGAAACGATAGAGAAATTTAAGCAAAAAGGTTTAAAAGGCAACATGGCACTCTATGCCGCCTGCACCTACGATTTTGATGCCAGCATCGGGGTATTGATGGATTTTATGAAAAAATCAGGGCTCGATAAAAATACCCTGATTATTTTTACAAGCGATAATGGTGCTACACAACAATCTTCGCAAGAACCTTTAAGAGGGAATAAAGGATCCTATTACGAAGGAGGAATAAGAGAGCCTTTTATCGCTTACTGGCCCGGTCACATCAAACCGGCAGCTGTAAATTCTGCACCAATTATCAATTTAGATTTTTACCCTACTTTTATGGCCATCGCTGGCAACAATACATTCAAAGGTGATGGTGAAGACCTGAGTCCGCTTTTATTTGGGCATAAAACAGAAACAAGCAGAAAGGCTATATATTGGTATTTTCCTGGATACCTCGATAATCCGGTAATCAGAGGGCGCGATAAAGTATTTAGAACTCGGCCCGTTGCGGTAATTAGAAAAGGCGATTTTAAATTGCACCTCTACCTCGAAGAGTGGTTGTTGGATGGAGGAAAAGCCAAAATTAACAGTAACCATGCCGTAGAATTATATAATATCAAAACAGACGAGGGCGAACACAATAACCTGGCGGATGCTGACCTGAAAAAAAGAGATGAACTATTGGATGATCTTTTAAGCTGGATGAAGAAAACCAAAGCGCCACTCCCAACCAAAATTACCGCGACCAATAAACCTGTTGAGGGCTCGGTAGCTGGCGAAAACTAGCAATGAAACTGAAATGAATAGCTTGATCTGGGGTAACCTGGTGCGTTATTCCATATTACGATATGTTGTCAGATCTTTCCATCTGACAACATTATATAAATTCCTTTTAGAAAACCTCAAAACCTGTATTGAGCAATAGCATATAAACTGCCAGATAACAGACCATAAATGCGGTTGATAATGCGAAGTAGCGGGTTACCTTGTGGCTTCCTTTTTTAAATGGAAGGAGGAACAGGATATTGAATATTTCTGACAACAATGCACATATAAAATTCAAACAGACCATCACGCAGCTAAAAGCCACTACAAAAATAGCAGGTTGGATAATGATTCCGGAAGGAAGGCCGTAGAGTGCACCCATCATAAAACTGAGGGGAAGGATAATCAAAGCATATTTCAATCCCGATTTAAACTGCAAAAGAAAATACCTGCCTAATTTCGGAAGTGGTGTTTTAATTTTCACTGGTTTTAATTCCTTTTCAACTATTGGAGTTTCCAATGCCTCATTCAATACGGCTTCACTGGTTTTTCGTTTTTTACCTCTCTTTTGTTTCTTATAACGTGGCCACCAAATGATAAAACCTGTAATAAAGAGGGCCAAAGGTATTAATCCGGCAATAATGGCGATAACCTGTGTCGGCCTGCCACCAAAGCTTCCATAATGGATGGGTGTTAACCAGCTGAGATAAGCATTGCCAACATTTGGGAAATCCTTCCGGCTGTTCAGTAACACTTTGCCCGTATATTGATCAACAATAAGCATTTCTCTTTTTCCAACCTTAGGTAGGTTTCCGCTCACTACATCCAAACGATAAGTTCCCATTTTATCGGCCGGAAAGGCAATCCCGCCAATATAACCGTTTGGCATTTTTTCTTTGGCTGCGGCAACAACCTGTTTAAGCGGAAGTGGCACAGCCTGTGCATGCCATGCCGATTTTGCCCCTAACAATTTGGCAACTCCTTGCGGCGACTTCCCGCTAAGCACGAACAACAGTGGAATAATAAGTGTAGAAAAAGTAATCGAAAAACCGGTAAGACTCAGTATTGCCACAATGGGAGAGGAGTAAAAACCGAGTGAATTGTGCCAGTCGTAATTTTGCCGCTTAAGTGATCCGCTAAACCTTACGGTAAGTACCGATTTTAACTGTTTCCATTTCTTAGGGATCCATAAACGTAAACCTGAAATGGTTAAAATTAAAAGACAGAGTGAAGCTAAACCACAAATGTAACGTCCCGCAACAGGAATAAGCAAAGTCCGGTGCAGTTCGGTAACTATATGAATAAAAGAACTGGTGTGTATTCTTTTGCCAGTTGTTTTTCCTGTATAGGGATTAATAAAGGTTTCTCCGCCAGTTTTTAAATTCAGAACGCTATACGCTTCATTAGGATTTTTGAAGTTATTGAGCATCAGGTAATCGATTTTTAACCTGGGGTAATTCTTCTTAATTAAAGGCACGATCTCCTCAACAGGCAACTTTTGTTTCTGTGCAATCACCTCGAACAGCTTAGGGTTTAGTGCACGGTCTATCTCATCCTGAAAAACCAGGATACTGCCGGTAACACCAACAAAAGCAACAATTGCCCCGGCAATAATACCAAGATAAAGATGCCATTTACCAAACCACCTTTTTTGATGTTTTGCCCAGTTTGGCCTTCGAGGAGTATGTTCAGATTTCATTTTTTTAGCTTGGTTTCCTACCCGGGTATCACGATAGGGAATTTGGTTTACGCTTACAAAGAAATTGTTTTAATTGCTTTCATCCAAATTATATTTAATAAGTCTAAATAATAATTCATCAGATATTCTCGAAATGGAAATTGCTATCGCTTTTTAATTCAATACGTCTGGCTTATACGCTCAATAGTTGATTAGAATGGGAAATCGAAATTTTAGCGTATGGCCCCTGCTGCGGGTTTAATTGATGATTCAGGTCATTTTATCCGTAGGAACAAGGGGAAAAGAGGGCAAAAAAAACATTGTAAACGATCAAATTAGTGGTAGTTGCGGCTAGGTATTCTTCTGAGATTTATCCTAATAGCATGGATGGTTTGGTTGGGCTCCAAACCATCCGGCAAAAAACCAAACAAGAAAACTAACCAACCAAAGAATTAGATTATGAAACAGGTATTACAAATGCACTTACGGGTGCTCGGAATCGTCTTCATTTTACTGCAGTCCTATCATGTTTTTGCTCAGGTAAAAATATCGGGAACGGTAGTAGATGCAGAAGGAAAGATCCCATTGGCGGCTGCCACAATTTCCGTTACAGGGAGCGCTGCATCCTCGGTAAAGGCAGACGAGTCGGGTAAATTTACAATTGCTGTACCCAGTGGCGCGATGCTAAGGGTTACCATGACCGGCTATAAAGCGATAACTGTTGTGCCTAAACAGGGAATAGTAATAGAAATGGTCTCTACTGCGATCAATTTAAACGAAACGGTGATTGTCGGTTACACCAAGCAAAAGAAAGAACTTTTGAGCGGGTCTGTCGCTTCTGTTAAATTTAAAGAGACAGACACCGAAATCCCGACTACATCAGTGGGTAACTTATTGGCAGGTAGAATGCCGGGCTTATATGTCTCCACGCCTAGTGGGATACCAGGAGCACAGCCCAGCATTCGCATCAGAACGCCAAGCTCATGGAATACAGCGCCGGTTTTATATGTAATTGACGGAAAAGTAACCAGTGATGCGGCAGAATTCAACAATTTAAGCCCTAATGAAATTGAAGATGTAACCATTTTAAAAGACGCGGCGACTACAGCTGCTTATGGTGCCCGTGCAGGCGGGGGAGTGATGTTGATTACCACCAAACGTGGTAAGGCCGGAAAAGCATCTGTAAACTATTCGGTGAACACCGGAAAAGATGTCCGTGGAAATAACATGGAGCTAACCAGTATCATGGAGTGGGGAGCGATTCAAAACAGAATTTGGGGCGAAGCTGGCGGACCGGCAAATACTCCCTGGACTGCGGATGCAAAAGCATACTTTCAGGATGCGGATTTTGGTGGCGGCAAGGGCTACGGGTTTAATGCCTTAAAAGATGTTTATGTCGATCCCTCTATTACTACGCATAATTTAAGTGCTTCGGGCGGGACAGATAAACTTCAGTATTTTATCGGCGGCTCTTATGTAAACCAGGAAACTTTTATCAAAAACACCAACGAAAAAAAGTACAACGTCAGGGCAAATATAACGGCTAACCTGACCAAAGATGTAACGGTTTTCGCTGGCTTTAGCATAAACAATAATAAATTTAATGCCCCTCAGGGCGATTGGTCGGGAGATATGTTTCCTAAACTTTTGGTATGGCAGCCATATATGCCATCCTTTACGGCTTCAGGCGACCCAGTGTATTACTTCTGGATTACCAATAAACCAGGCGAAGCGCAAGGACTGGCAGGTTACAATAAGTCAGAGGCCATCAAATCTGTTGCGAATTTAAATTTAACGTATAAAGCCCCGTTTTTGGAAGGATTAAGTGCTAAAGTGGGCTATATAAAAAGCTTTACGAACACCAATCAAAAAATATATTCACATCCTTTTACCTATTACGAACTGAAACAGATTACACCAGTTATCTGGGATTTAAATACTGTTGTAGGGAAAAGTCTTACACAACATTCGAATTCTATAGAAAAACTATCTGCCTGGAACCAGGAGGAGCAATTGAACTTTCAGTTAAACTTTGAACGAAATTTTGGCAAACATCACGTAAACGCGGCACTGGTGTACGAACGTCAGGAACGTTCCGGCGACGGTATTGATGCGACCATCAATGGTTTTCCTATTTATACAACTGACCAGTGGTGGGCCTCTACCGGAGGAGCAGGTGTGGTCAACGGTACGGCAACAAAAAGTATCAGCAACACCTATGGTTTCGAGGTAACAACTGGTCGTAAATCGTATGTTGGACAATTTGCTTATGATTATGGAGATAAGTATATCGCTACTTTCACCTATCGTTATGATGGTTCGGTAATTTTTGCCCCGGATAAACGTTGGGGATTCTTCCCTGCCGGTTCTGCAGCCTGGGTGATCTCTAAAGAAAACTTCTTTAGAAATGTAAAAGGAATTGAATCATTAAAATTAA
This genomic interval carries:
- a CDS encoding aryl-sulfate sulfohydrolase; its protein translation is MKTFIKIFSLAVLISFSCLTLYSQNKQVKTKPNILLIFADDLGYMDCGFTGSKLMETPNIDALSKKGMVFNNAYAGAGNCAPSRASLISGHYTPRHGVYAVGSTTRGPVDQMRLVPVRNNTELNPTFVTIAEGLKGQGYATAIFGKWHLGETQETQPEAQGFDQYFRGPKTNMGTDGQIDPKGVSTLTDEAIRFMQTKREKPFFAYLAHNAIHSKLEAKPETIEKFKQKGLKGNMALYAACTYDFDASIGVLMDFMKKSGLDKNTLIIFTSDNGATQQSSQEPLRGNKGSYYEGGIREPFIAYWPGHIKPAAVNSAPIINLDFYPTFMAIAGNNTFKGDGEDLSPLLFGHKTETSRKAIYWYFPGYLDNPVIRGRDKVFRTRPVAVIRKGDFKLHLYLEEWLLDGGKAKINSNHAVELYNIKTDEGEHNNLADADLKKRDELLDDLLSWMKKTKAPLPTKITATNKPVEGSVAGEN